In Pedobacter heparinus DSM 2366, the following are encoded in one genomic region:
- a CDS encoding outer membrane beta-barrel protein: protein MKKYAFLIFSLLLGLVSLNGYAFTEKGVITGKVVEEVGGLPIPSAVIAVYETGSEHPLVTTATDENGIFKFNALKYGTYKVKVSFVGFASLTVNEVILTEKDFERNLGTLKLGSDQNNLSEVTITAEKPVIEFSADQITYNVDKSILAEGSTATDILKNVPMVQVDIDGNASISGKRATRIFIDGKPSDYMTSNIADLLNVLPSDAIEKIEVMTNPPARYSGDGEGIINIVMKKGFAIGFNGNAGITAGLQGNTNMNSNASYRSKNYSLSGGAAYRSNIGRSSSHSYRENFDLVKDTTFYYDNYSNSKSNSNGGNFRAALDWDISPQQNFRVNTNFNTNSSSSRAGTDFNFLSEELDLRRVRNQLSTGDGTSHNFVFNADYSLKATESGEKLTLGLTFNNNDNDNLRLLDQHYTLPVTAKPSLRENTTGIGNNGLTINLDYDRPVFKKRDQLEAGIMYSYRKNNNDMLVRDFDFDAQQYVVAEKLTNEFLYNEGILAGYASYNYRGKGIGVKTGLRAELTDVNFDLSTGSSYHINPYLSLFPTISVNHFFKKRYNIGATYSVRINRPRENTLNPQINDNDTLNVSYGNPDLIPAYTHQMDISFGAFGEKWSFTPRLSYSTSNGVIERYRAVSVVNGVAKSETTFYNVGSNNIFGLFLIGNYRPNKKLSANANLTLTQSSYTSTLNSALNRKGLSVRSAVGLSMQLPLKTAFEANVNYANNVNAQGRAKGSVSSAMAARKMFLKNRLSTRISLSDPFGKRNYTLFSEGSNFRLQSFSESNTSNVTISLNYRFTKIKKVPTPPKAD, encoded by the coding sequence TTGAAAAAATACGCATTTTTAATTTTCAGCCTCCTTCTCGGCCTTGTTTCTCTGAATGGATATGCCTTTACCGAAAAGGGGGTAATTACCGGAAAGGTGGTGGAAGAAGTGGGTGGTCTGCCCATACCTTCGGCCGTAATAGCCGTTTATGAAACCGGTTCTGAACACCCTTTGGTAACCACCGCAACAGACGAAAATGGTATTTTTAAATTTAATGCCCTAAAATACGGTACCTATAAGGTAAAGGTAAGCTTTGTTGGCTTCGCCAGCCTAACCGTAAACGAGGTTATCCTTACCGAAAAAGATTTTGAACGTAACCTGGGCACCTTAAAACTGGGCAGCGACCAGAACAACTTAAGCGAGGTTACCATTACCGCCGAAAAGCCGGTGATAGAGTTTTCGGCAGATCAGATCACCTATAACGTAGATAAATCTATCCTCGCCGAAGGAAGCACCGCTACCGATATCCTCAAAAATGTCCCTATGGTGCAGGTCGATATTGACGGCAATGCCAGCATTTCCGGAAAACGCGCTACCCGCATCTTCATCGATGGCAAACCTTCGGATTACATGACTTCCAATATTGCCGACCTGTTAAACGTGCTGCCTTCTGATGCGATTGAAAAAATAGAAGTCATGACCAACCCACCGGCCAGGTACTCAGGCGATGGGGAAGGCATCATCAATATTGTGATGAAAAAGGGTTTTGCCATTGGTTTTAATGGCAATGCCGGTATAACAGCTGGTCTGCAAGGCAATACCAATATGAACTCAAACGCTTCCTACCGCAGTAAAAACTATTCTTTAAGCGGAGGTGCGGCCTACAGAAGCAATATAGGCCGAAGCAGTTCGCACAGCTACCGCGAAAACTTTGACCTGGTTAAAGACACTACTTTTTATTACGACAATTATAGCAATAGCAAAAGTAACAGCAATGGCGGTAATTTCAGGGCGGCACTCGACTGGGACATTAGTCCGCAGCAAAACTTTCGTGTAAATACCAATTTCAATACCAACAGCAGCAGCAGCAGGGCCGGTACAGATTTCAATTTTTTAAGTGAAGAACTCGACCTGAGACGTGTACGTAACCAGCTAAGTACAGGTGACGGAACCAGTCATAATTTTGTTTTTAATGCCGATTATAGCCTGAAAGCAACAGAAAGCGGTGAAAAGCTGACCCTGGGCTTAACCTTTAACAACAATGATAACGACAACCTGCGTTTGCTGGACCAGCATTACACCCTGCCCGTAACCGCCAAGCCTTCGCTACGCGAAAATACCACTGGTATCGGCAATAACGGCCTTACCATTAACCTCGATTACGACCGCCCTGTTTTTAAAAAACGTGATCAGCTGGAAGCCGGGATCATGTACAGTTACAGGAAAAACAACAACGACATGCTGGTCCGGGATTTTGATTTTGATGCGCAGCAATATGTGGTTGCCGAGAAGCTGACCAATGAGTTTTTATACAATGAAGGTATTCTTGCCGGATACGCCTCCTACAATTACAGGGGAAAGGGTATTGGCGTTAAAACAGGTCTGAGAGCCGAACTAACAGATGTCAACTTCGATCTTTCTACCGGCAGCAGTTACCACATCAACCCTTACCTAAGCCTGTTCCCAACCATTTCTGTTAACCATTTTTTTAAAAAAAGATACAATATCGGGGCTACTTACAGCGTCAGGATCAACCGGCCTAGAGAGAATACCTTAAACCCGCAGATCAACGACAACGACACCTTAAATGTCTCTTATGGCAACCCTGATCTTATCCCTGCTTATACCCACCAGATGGACATCAGCTTTGGGGCTTTTGGCGAAAAATGGTCATTTACCCCCCGCCTGTCTTATTCTACCAGCAACGGCGTCATCGAACGTTACCGCGCAGTGAGTGTTGTAAATGGGGTAGCCAAATCAGAAACCACCTTTTACAACGTAGGCTCCAATAACATTTTCGGCCTATTCCTGATCGGAAACTACCGGCCAAACAAAAAACTCTCGGCCAATGCCAATTTAACACTTACACAAAGCAGTTATACCTCCACTTTAAATTCGGCCTTAAACCGGAAGGGTTTAAGTGTACGCAGTGCTGTAGGCTTGTCTATGCAACTGCCCCTAAAAACCGCTTTCGAAGCCAATGTAAACTATGCCAACAATGTAAACGCCCAGGGTCGGGCCAAAGGTTCGGTAAGCTCTGCCATGGCTGCCCGAAAAATGTTCCTTAAAAACAGGCTCAGCACCCGCATCAGCCTTAGCGATCCTTTTGGAAAACGTAACTACACCTTATTTAGTGAAGGCAGTAATTTCAGGTTACAAAGCTTTTCCGAAAGCAATACCAGCAACGTTACCATCAGTCTGAATTACCGCTTTACAAAAATTAAAAAAGTGCCTACTCCGCCTAAAGCAGATTAG
- a CDS encoding enoyl-CoA hydratase/isomerase family protein, with amino-acid sequence MNTIKVTIKDHLSIITLDRGKSNALNREMITELSDMLHNIAGDPNIAGVIITGKENFFSAGLDLIELYNYNEAEAESFWHLFLNFTAAITAFKKPLVAAVNGHSPAGGCVIALACDYRIMAEGNYIIGLNEVPVGIIVPNSIFNLYAFWLGQANASRSLLEGKLFSPDEALQIGLVDELVNPAGILTAAERKIRKYMAMERNTWEQSKLNIRQGLIASTGADQSEALQKMLKQWWAPTTRNILKTIIDNLQKK; translated from the coding sequence ATGAACACCATAAAAGTTACGATAAAAGACCATTTAAGCATCATTACGTTAGACAGAGGTAAATCCAATGCCCTTAACCGGGAAATGATCACCGAACTGAGCGACATGCTGCACAATATAGCCGGAGACCCCAATATTGCAGGTGTAATCATCACCGGAAAAGAAAATTTCTTTTCTGCAGGCCTGGACCTGATTGAACTTTACAACTATAATGAAGCAGAGGCCGAATCTTTCTGGCACTTGTTTTTGAATTTCACTGCAGCCATTACGGCCTTTAAAAAACCTTTGGTAGCTGCCGTTAACGGCCATAGCCCTGCCGGTGGCTGTGTAATTGCCCTGGCTTGTGATTACAGGATCATGGCAGAGGGTAACTATATCATTGGCCTGAATGAAGTGCCTGTAGGCATTATTGTACCCAACAGCATTTTTAACCTGTACGCGTTCTGGCTGGGCCAGGCCAATGCGTCGCGGAGCTTACTGGAGGGGAAACTCTTTAGTCCGGATGAAGCTTTGCAGATTGGCCTGGTAGATGAGCTGGTCAATCCTGCCGGTATTTTAACCGCGGCAGAGCGAAAGATCAGGAAGTATATGGCCATGGAGCGCAATACCTGGGAACAGAGTAAGCTCAACATCAGACAGGGGCTAATTGCATCAACCGGTGCCGACCAGTCGGAAGCCCTGCAAAAGATGCTGAAGCAATGGTGGGCACCTACTACAAGAAATATCCTGAAAACAATTATTGATAACCTGCAAAAAAAATAA
- a CDS encoding TonB-dependent receptor domain-containing protein, translating into MTNYFYKVLLLTLAFCSATITLNAQSASDGKITAKVVDAQTGETIPFASAMIINRKTKAVVKGMQTDANGNLNMTALPKGAFTFKVSYVGYQTMVRDSVAITDAHREINLGTIKMKTAKGTALKEVAITAQKSTMQLGIDKKVFSVDQSLVSEGGSASDLLQNVPSVQSDIDGNVSLRGSTGVKVLIDGKPSMIAGGNVAQILQSIPASSIESVELITNPSAKYDAEGQSGIINIVLKKNKKLGLNGSVALTAGNRDNYNANTSLSFQNNKVNIYGNYSYRYGNRLGGGYSNIQYLNPSFPTAFANQSTDSKSLDKGHNFKAGLDYYLAPKSILSFTGGFNIRDNDRNEFLNIDKLNASKNPLELSRRNNSNSGSGGSYDLSLDFVQKFKKPKEELTFNFSFSDGTNDNYQNYQTDVYNINGSDVNLLPAIQINDGKGTNRSYNIQTDYTLPVGKAGKIEAGYRSQIRYADNNTFSTNFNHLNDEYDINFALTNEFNSKDQVHALYVNFQNQVKNFGYQIGLRGEDATLDTRLGRYDNAGNLSYVPGKVAYKRLYPSIFLTQKFNADQQLQLSYSRRVNRPRGWDTNPFLDVSDPLIWRQGNPNLKPEDVHAYELSYSKYWKKITFISTAYMRQTNDVIQRIRTEADENGITIVTPRNLTRELSSGLELIARVDAAKAWNFTGNVNLYQRKLDGVPQFGIVDNSGFSWNANLTNNFILPYNITMQVKGDYRSREIMAQGRRNAMYAVDAGARYDFKNKKSSLSLNVRDVFNTRRWSMTTGANNAITDFRRYMQGTMASLTYAYRFGKNDFNFKKTKKSDQQEMRSDEESF; encoded by the coding sequence ATGACCAATTACTTTTACAAAGTTCTGCTTTTAACGCTTGCCTTTTGTTCTGCCACCATAACCCTTAATGCCCAGTCTGCCAGTGATGGTAAAATAACCGCCAAAGTTGTGGACGCCCAAACCGGTGAAACCATCCCTTTTGCCTCGGCAATGATCATCAACCGTAAAACCAAAGCAGTGGTAAAGGGCATGCAGACCGATGCCAACGGGAACCTGAACATGACCGCACTGCCTAAAGGCGCTTTCACATTTAAGGTAAGCTATGTGGGTTATCAGACCATGGTAAGAGATTCTGTTGCCATCACCGATGCACACAGGGAAATTAACTTGGGCACCATAAAAATGAAAACGGCCAAAGGCACAGCACTAAAGGAAGTGGCCATTACAGCACAGAAAAGTACCATGCAGCTTGGTATTGATAAAAAGGTTTTTTCTGTTGACCAGAGCTTGGTAAGTGAGGGCGGGTCGGCTTCAGACCTATTGCAGAACGTACCTTCTGTTCAATCGGATATTGATGGAAATGTGAGCCTCAGGGGTTCAACCGGCGTTAAAGTTTTAATAGATGGCAAACCTTCCATGATTGCCGGTGGCAACGTTGCACAGATCCTGCAATCTATACCTGCCAGTTCCATTGAAAGTGTAGAGCTGATTACCAACCCTTCCGCAAAATACGATGCAGAAGGACAATCGGGCATCATCAATATCGTTTTAAAGAAAAATAAAAAGCTTGGACTAAACGGCTCTGTAGCACTCACTGCAGGCAACCGCGACAATTACAATGCAAATACCAGTCTCAGCTTTCAGAACAATAAGGTTAACATTTATGGCAACTACAGCTATCGTTACGGAAACCGCCTGGGTGGTGGCTACAGCAATATCCAGTATTTAAACCCAAGCTTTCCCACTGCTTTTGCCAATCAAAGTACCGATTCAAAATCATTGGATAAAGGCCATAATTTTAAGGCCGGGCTGGATTATTACCTTGCCCCAAAAAGTATCCTCAGCTTTACCGGCGGGTTTAACATCCGTGACAACGACAGGAATGAGTTTTTAAACATCGATAAATTAAACGCTTCAAAAAACCCGCTTGAACTGAGCAGAAGAAACAATTCCAATTCGGGATCAGGTGGGAGCTACGACCTTAGCCTGGATTTTGTTCAGAAATTTAAGAAACCCAAGGAAGAGCTTACCTTTAACTTCAGCTTTTCGGACGGGACCAACGACAATTACCAGAATTACCAGACCGATGTTTACAACATCAATGGTTCTGACGTCAATTTGCTGCCCGCTATCCAGATCAATGATGGAAAGGGGACAAACAGGAGTTATAACATCCAGACCGATTATACCCTGCCTGTTGGTAAAGCAGGAAAAATTGAGGCCGGCTACCGCAGCCAGATCCGATATGCCGACAACAATACCTTTTCTACTAACTTTAACCACCTTAACGATGAATATGACATCAATTTTGCACTGACCAACGAATTTAACAGCAAAGACCAGGTGCATGCCCTGTATGTCAATTTCCAGAACCAGGTAAAAAACTTCGGCTACCAGATAGGTTTAAGGGGCGAAGATGCCACACTCGACACCCGTTTGGGCAGGTACGACAATGCAGGGAATTTGAGTTATGTTCCCGGAAAGGTAGCTTATAAAAGGCTGTACCCAAGTATTTTCCTTACTCAGAAATTCAATGCCGATCAGCAGCTCCAGCTCAGTTACAGCCGCAGGGTAAACAGGCCCCGGGGATGGGATACCAATCCTTTTCTGGATGTCTCAGACCCATTGATCTGGCGCCAGGGTAATCCCAACCTGAAACCTGAAGATGTACATGCTTATGAATTGAGCTACAGTAAATACTGGAAAAAGATTACCTTTATTTCTACTGCCTATATGCGCCAGACCAACGATGTAATCCAACGCATACGGACAGAGGCTGATGAAAACGGGATTACCATCGTCACCCCCCGGAACTTAACCCGGGAATTGTCGAGCGGCCTGGAACTTATTGCCAGGGTTGATGCTGCCAAAGCCTGGAACTTTACCGGAAACGTAAATCTATACCAGCGCAAGCTTGATGGCGTACCCCAGTTTGGGATTGTAGACAACTCTGGTTTTAGCTGGAATGCCAACCTGACCAATAATTTTATCCTTCCATACAACATCACCATGCAGGTAAAAGGCGATTATCGTTCAAGGGAGATCATGGCCCAGGGCAGAAGAAATGCCATGTATGCAGTAGATGCAGGAGCACGGTACGACTTTAAAAACAAAAAATCCTCTTTAAGCCTGAATGTAAGGGACGTATTTAACACCCGCCGGTGGAGCATGACCACGGGTGCCAACAATGCCATTACCGATTTCAGGCGCTACATGCAGGGCACCATGGCCAGTTTAACTTATGCTTACCGTTTTGGTAAAAATGATTTTAACTTTAAAAAGACCAAAAAATCTGACCAGCAGGAAATGCGTTCGGATGAAGAGTCCTTTTAG
- a CDS encoding SDR family oxidoreductase gives MFNEPMLRDDALKGKTIVITGGGTGLGRAMGTYFLKLGANLVITSRKQEVLQKTAAEMEQETGGKVLAVACDVRDYDQVENVLSETLKTFGSVNSLLNNAAGNFISPTERLSANAFSSIIDIVLKGSVNCTLAFGKHWIKEKQAASVLNIVTTYAFTGSAYVVPSACAKGGVLAMTRSLAVEWGKYGIRTNAIAPGPFPTKGAWERLLPGDLAKKFDFKNRVPLKRVGEHQELANLAAFLISDFAGYINGEVISIDGGEWLQGAGQFNGLEAVPNEMWDAFEQMTRSAKGS, from the coding sequence ATGTTTAACGAACCGATGTTAAGAGATGATGCCTTAAAAGGTAAAACCATAGTGATCACGGGCGGCGGCACAGGCCTAGGCAGGGCCATGGGCACTTATTTCCTGAAACTGGGGGCCAACCTGGTCATCACCAGCCGCAAACAGGAAGTGCTGCAAAAAACAGCTGCAGAAATGGAACAGGAAACCGGGGGCAAAGTGCTGGCGGTAGCCTGTGATGTACGCGATTACGACCAGGTAGAAAACGTGCTGTCAGAAACACTTAAAACTTTTGGCAGTGTAAACAGCCTTTTAAATAATGCAGCCGGCAACTTCATTTCCCCTACAGAACGGCTATCGGCAAATGCCTTTTCCAGCATCATCGATATTGTACTTAAAGGTTCTGTAAACTGTACCCTTGCTTTTGGCAAACATTGGATAAAAGAGAAACAAGCCGCAAGTGTACTGAATATTGTAACCACTTATGCCTTTACCGGATCGGCTTACGTAGTGCCTTCGGCCTGTGCAAAAGGGGGCGTACTGGCCATGACCCGTTCGCTGGCTGTTGAATGGGGTAAATATGGCATCCGTACCAATGCCATAGCACCAGGCCCCTTCCCTACAAAAGGTGCCTGGGAGCGTTTACTGCCCGGCGATCTGGCCAAAAAGTTTGATTTCAAAAACCGGGTGCCCCTGAAACGGGTTGGTGAACACCAGGAACTGGCCAACCTTGCTGCCTTTCTGATCAGCGACTTTGCCGGCTATATCAATGGTGAAGTGATCAGCATAGACGGAGGCGAATGGCTGCAGGGCGCGGGTCAGTTTAATGGTCTGGAGGCAGTACCCAATGAAATGTGGGACGCTTTTGAACAAATGACACGATCGGCTAAAGGGAGCTGA
- a CDS encoding NUDIX domain-containing protein, whose protein sequence is MENSNPWVTIDSHKIYENNWIGLTEHNVINPSGGKGIYGEVHFKNYAIGIMVLDEDHNTWLVGQYRFPLKAYSWEIPEGGGPLESDPLESAQRELIEETGLRASDWIEVQRMHLSNSVSNELAIIYIARGLSQGESAPEETEQLSIRKLPFDEAYQMVLNGEITDSISVAAILKTKILIQEGHL, encoded by the coding sequence ATGGAAAACAGCAATCCCTGGGTAACGATAGACAGCCACAAGATTTACGAGAACAACTGGATCGGCTTAACAGAGCACAACGTGATCAACCCTTCAGGCGGCAAAGGCATATATGGCGAGGTCCATTTTAAAAATTATGCCATCGGTATTATGGTGCTCGATGAAGACCACAATACCTGGCTGGTAGGCCAGTACCGTTTTCCACTGAAAGCTTACAGCTGGGAAATCCCAGAAGGTGGGGGACCACTGGAATCCGATCCGCTGGAAAGTGCACAGCGTGAACTGATAGAGGAAACCGGCCTGCGGGCCAGCGATTGGATAGAGGTCCAGCGTATGCACCTCTCCAATTCTGTAAGCAATGAACTTGCCATTATTTACATAGCAAGGGGCCTAAGTCAGGGCGAGTCGGCCCCAGAAGAGACTGAACAGCTGAGCATCCGCAAACTCCCTTTTGATGAGGCTTACCAAATGGTACTAAACGGAGAAATTACCGACAGTATCAGTGTAGCCGCTATTTTAAAAACTAAAATATTGATTCAGGAAGGTCATTTATAA
- a CDS encoding lysophospholipid acyltransferase family protein has translation MNKFLGYIFSPLFYIFFGLVLVIFHPIQWICYRFFGYRAHKAAVDLLNFFLTYSDLLLGSSITFLNQQQLPTDQPIIFVANHQSMYDIPGLIWFLRKYHVKFISKIELTKGIPSISYNLKYGGGANIDRKDSKQAVSELIKLGRRMKEHNWSAMIFAEGTRAKDGQMKNFQVGGIATLLKVVPHALIVPVAIENSWKLVQYGTYPLSFGEKLRWTVLKPLDITNKNPEEIVLEAENAIRSKLNQVKPAE, from the coding sequence ATGAATAAGTTTTTAGGCTATATTTTCAGCCCCCTGTTTTATATCTTTTTTGGACTGGTGCTGGTCATCTTTCATCCCATACAATGGATCTGTTACCGTTTTTTTGGGTATAGGGCACACAAGGCGGCAGTAGACCTGCTTAACTTTTTCCTTACCTACAGCGATCTGCTGCTGGGTTCATCCATTACCTTCCTAAACCAACAGCAGCTGCCCACAGATCAGCCCATTATCTTTGTAGCCAACCATCAGAGCATGTACGACATCCCCGGGCTCATCTGGTTCCTCAGGAAATATCATGTCAAGTTCATCTCAAAAATTGAACTTACGAAGGGTATCCCCTCCATTTCTTACAACCTGAAATATGGTGGCGGGGCCAATATCGACCGTAAAGACAGTAAACAGGCTGTTTCGGAACTGATCAAACTTGGCCGCAGGATGAAAGAACATAACTGGTCGGCCATGATCTTTGCCGAGGGTACCCGCGCAAAAGACGGACAAATGAAAAACTTTCAGGTTGGCGGCATTGCCACACTCTTAAAAGTTGTGCCCCATGCACTCATCGTACCTGTTGCCATCGAAAACTCCTGGAAACTGGTACAATATGGCACCTACCCCCTAAGCTTTGGCGAAAAACTACGATGGACGGTATTGAAACCGCTGGACATCACCAATAAAAATCCTGAAGAAATTGTGCTGGAAGCTGAAAACGCGATCAGATCAAAGCTGAACCAAGTAAAACCTGCTGAATAG
- a CDS encoding 3-oxoacyl-ACP synthase III family protein, translated as MQRSKIAGIGYYVPKNVYTNKDLSRFMDTSDEWIQERTGIKERRFADRLEETTTTMGVEAAKIAIDRAGITAQDIDFILFATLTPDYYFPGCGVLLQREMKMKEVGALDIRNQCSGFLYALSVADQFIKTGMYKNILVVGSEKHSFAMDFETRSRNVSVIFGDGAGAVVLQPTQEEGQGILSTHLHSDGADAELLAMFYPGASANKWLKDKPGYPDQELGGLFLTREQLEGGAALPYMDGPAVFKKAVVKFPEVINEALTANHLTAGDIDLLVPHQANLRISQYVQQLLGLPDDKVFNNIQKYGNTTAASVPIALCEAWEAGKIKDGDLVCLAAFGSGFTWASALIRW; from the coding sequence ATGCAGCGTTCAAAGATTGCGGGGATAGGTTATTATGTACCCAAAAATGTTTATACCAATAAAGATCTATCGCGTTTTATGGATACCAGTGATGAATGGATACAGGAACGCACCGGAATCAAAGAACGCAGGTTTGCCGACCGGCTGGAAGAGACGACCACGACCATGGGCGTGGAAGCAGCCAAAATTGCGATTGATAGGGCAGGTATTACAGCTCAGGATATCGATTTTATCCTGTTTGCCACGCTTACTCCAGATTATTATTTTCCGGGATGCGGCGTATTGCTGCAGCGGGAAATGAAAATGAAAGAAGTTGGGGCGCTGGATATCCGGAACCAATGTTCGGGCTTTCTGTATGCGCTTTCTGTTGCCGATCAGTTCATTAAAACGGGTATGTACAAAAACATATTGGTGGTAGGCAGCGAAAAGCATTCTTTTGCGATGGATTTTGAAACACGCAGTCGTAATGTGTCAGTCATATTTGGAGATGGCGCAGGTGCAGTGGTTTTGCAGCCCACACAAGAAGAAGGACAGGGTATTTTGAGTACACATTTGCATAGTGATGGTGCAGATGCAGAACTGCTGGCCATGTTTTATCCGGGGGCGAGCGCCAATAAATGGCTGAAGGATAAACCCGGTTATCCGGATCAGGAGCTTGGGGGACTTTTTTTAACCAGGGAACAATTGGAAGGCGGTGCCGCACTGCCTTATATGGACGGGCCGGCGGTATTTAAAAAAGCCGTGGTCAAATTTCCGGAAGTGATCAATGAAGCATTAACTGCCAATCATTTAACAGCGGGAGATATTGACCTGCTGGTTCCGCATCAGGCTAATTTACGCATCAGTCAATATGTACAGCAGTTATTGGGACTGCCGGATGATAAGGTTTTCAATAACATCCAGAAGTATGGCAATACTACCGCGGCATCGGTTCCTATTGCTTTATGTGAAGCCTGGGAAGCCGGAAAAATTAAAGATGGCGACCTGGTTTGTCTGGCTGCATTTGGTTCTGGCTTTACCTGGGCCAGTGCTTTGATCAGGTGGTGA
- a CDS encoding ATP-dependent Clp protease adaptor ClpS, protein MSTETKEETFTLEEILTSLKTIHRLILWNDDVNTFDHVIHCMMKYLDYSEHQAEKIAWEVHNKGKCAVLEGSFTEMEVYRKILQQEGLTVTVD, encoded by the coding sequence ATGTCGACAGAAACAAAAGAAGAAACATTTACGTTAGAAGAAATACTCACTTCGTTAAAAACCATTCACCGTTTAATCCTTTGGAATGATGACGTAAATACTTTTGATCATGTCATCCATTGTATGATGAAATACCTCGACTACTCTGAGCATCAGGCAGAAAAAATTGCCTGGGAAGTACACAACAAAGGAAAATGTGCCGTACTGGAAGGCTCCTTTACGGAAATGGAAGTTTACCGGAAAATATTACAGCAGGAAGGACTTACTGTAACGGTCGACTAA